A genomic segment from Barrientosiimonas humi encodes:
- a CDS encoding peptidoglycan recognition family protein, whose translation MPSRPARRAVLGGTAGLLGVGLLGCSRSSAEPVPGPEVIGTQAWGAQEPRRRARLVGPPRTVLIHHTASANVADTSRQSAYDIARQIQRWHLANGWGDTGQHFTVSRGGFLLEGRHGTLDAVRARDGEFPFGAHSASQNRTALGIETQGTFTAALPTSAQWDALVSLCTWLCRSYDLAADAIDGHRDYEQTACPGDALFARLPDLRDAVDRELARTPSPATTRR comes from the coding sequence GTGCCGTCTCGCCCCGCCCGCCGCGCCGTCCTCGGCGGCACCGCCGGGCTGCTCGGCGTGGGCCTGCTGGGCTGCTCCCGCTCCAGCGCCGAGCCGGTGCCGGGCCCGGAGGTGATCGGCACCCAGGCGTGGGGTGCGCAGGAGCCGCGCCGCCGCGCGCGGCTCGTCGGCCCGCCGCGCACGGTCCTGATCCACCACACCGCGTCGGCCAACGTGGCGGACACCAGCCGGCAGAGTGCGTACGACATCGCCCGGCAGATCCAGCGCTGGCACCTGGCCAACGGCTGGGGCGACACCGGCCAGCACTTCACGGTCAGCCGCGGCGGCTTCCTGCTGGAGGGCCGGCACGGCACCCTCGACGCGGTGCGCGCCCGCGACGGCGAGTTCCCGTTCGGCGCGCACAGCGCCAGCCAGAACCGCACGGCCCTGGGCATCGAGACCCAGGGCACGTTCACCGCGGCGCTGCCGACGAGCGCCCAGTGGGACGCGCTGGTGAGCCTGTGCACCTGGCTGTGCCGGTCGTACGACCTCGCGGCCGACGCCATCGACGGGCACCGCGACTACGAGCAGACCGCCTGCCCCGGCGACGCGCTGTTCGCGCGGCTGCCCGACCTGCGCGACGCGGTCGACCGGGAGCTGGCCAGGACTCCCAGCCCGGCGACGACCCGTCGTTAG
- a CDS encoding XRE family transcriptional regulator, with product MSDDFGATLRGLRLACGLTQEQLAERCGLSVEGISVLERGRRKRPRASTIDALVRGLGLDEDDARRMRQVCSRRRVGETWTRPDQVRPGWALRPAQLPAPPPLHVGRDDLVRAVTDRLREPAGLAPQVVGITGMAGIGKTSLALRVGHAVAPDFPDGQIYLDLRGHHPAGALDTRAALAYLLVSLGVHSDDVPRDADQAAAAYRTLTNGTRLLVVLDDAADHEGAADVAQLLPGTAGNAVVVVSRSGLSAPTSGFHLGRLDDASATELLRHVLGRERTDPDADALRRLVEGCAGLPLALRIVGARLQARPSWSVADLAERLGEHGPLVELHCGGLGVEQTLGDCMQQLRSSASRTDRLAAEALHTIGLLPTYAVSVEAIGAAHGWSRARSAAAVDRLVEANLAEESASGQYAVHDLVHAVARSWAESTTTPARRHALRLRVLRHYVALAWRSRELSRTPPSGIDHGALTRPLDPDLGPSACLELVSADADQVLALARVVAGHDDESGLAVAHLALGLMTFFVAKADNLGWPETLELALEHLPDDAPDERVWLWQDLALARSGRGDHAAAAEAAQTSARLAREHARPLAEAGAEIAGSIALRRLGRLPDAVQACMRGLALSLQQGDERGAAAAWRDLGLLQAAVGKRADGVRSERRSLDLYRRLGVPRGIAMTLINLGVMLRDDGALTDARSLLEEAVEVSRSVGDRALETEALDELGYWHVVAGDPRGGISVLSDGLALVDDRGAGQWEVSIRRRLAMALDGLGRHDEADEHWRTALRRHEQRGERRQAAELRQLWASRVSMRRTGPTRAATSRRTSPA from the coding sequence ATGAGCGACGACTTCGGTGCGACGCTGCGCGGGCTACGGCTCGCGTGCGGCCTCACGCAGGAGCAGCTGGCCGAGCGCTGCGGCCTGAGCGTCGAGGGCATCAGCGTGCTGGAGCGCGGCCGGCGGAAACGCCCGCGCGCCAGCACGATCGACGCCCTCGTGCGCGGGCTCGGGCTCGACGAGGACGACGCGCGGCGGATGCGCCAGGTGTGCAGCAGGCGCCGGGTCGGCGAGACCTGGACCCGCCCCGACCAGGTGCGCCCCGGGTGGGCGCTGCGCCCCGCGCAGCTGCCCGCGCCCCCGCCGCTGCACGTCGGCCGCGACGACCTGGTGCGCGCGGTGACCGACCGGCTGCGCGAGCCGGCCGGGCTGGCCCCGCAGGTGGTCGGCATCACGGGCATGGCCGGCATCGGCAAGACGTCGCTCGCGCTGCGCGTCGGTCACGCGGTGGCGCCGGACTTCCCCGACGGGCAGATCTACCTCGACCTGCGCGGCCACCACCCGGCCGGTGCGCTGGACACCCGGGCGGCGCTGGCATACCTGCTGGTGTCGCTGGGCGTGCACAGCGACGACGTGCCGCGCGACGCCGACCAGGCGGCGGCCGCCTACCGCACGCTGACCAACGGCACCCGGCTGCTCGTCGTGCTCGACGACGCCGCCGACCACGAGGGCGCGGCCGACGTCGCCCAGCTGCTGCCGGGCACGGCCGGCAACGCCGTCGTCGTGGTCTCGCGCAGCGGGCTGTCGGCCCCGACCAGCGGCTTCCACCTCGGCCGGCTCGACGACGCCTCCGCGACCGAGCTGCTGCGCCACGTGCTGGGCCGGGAGCGCACCGACCCCGACGCCGACGCGCTGCGCCGGCTGGTCGAGGGGTGCGCCGGGCTGCCGCTCGCGCTGCGCATCGTCGGCGCTCGCCTGCAGGCGCGCCCGTCGTGGAGCGTCGCCGACCTCGCCGAGCGGCTGGGCGAGCACGGGCCGCTGGTCGAGCTGCACTGCGGCGGCCTGGGCGTCGAGCAGACCCTCGGCGACTGCATGCAGCAGCTGCGCAGCAGCGCGAGCCGCACCGACCGGCTCGCGGCCGAGGCGCTGCACACCATCGGGCTGCTGCCGACGTACGCCGTCTCGGTCGAGGCGATCGGTGCGGCGCACGGGTGGAGCCGGGCGCGCAGCGCGGCCGCGGTCGACCGGCTGGTCGAGGCCAACCTGGCCGAGGAGTCCGCGAGCGGGCAGTACGCCGTCCACGACCTGGTGCACGCCGTCGCCCGCAGCTGGGCCGAGTCCACGACCACACCCGCCCGGCGGCACGCGCTGCGCCTGCGCGTGCTGCGGCACTACGTCGCGCTCGCCTGGCGCAGCCGCGAGCTGTCCCGCACGCCGCCGAGCGGTATCGACCACGGCGCGCTCACCCGCCCGCTCGACCCGGACCTGGGGCCCAGCGCGTGCCTGGAGCTGGTGAGCGCCGACGCCGACCAGGTGCTGGCGCTGGCCCGGGTGGTGGCGGGGCACGACGACGAGAGCGGGCTCGCCGTCGCCCACCTGGCGCTGGGGCTGATGACCTTCTTCGTGGCCAAGGCCGACAACCTCGGCTGGCCCGAGACCCTCGAGCTGGCCCTGGAGCACCTGCCGGACGACGCCCCCGACGAGCGGGTCTGGCTGTGGCAGGACCTGGCCCTGGCGCGCTCGGGCCGCGGTGACCACGCGGCCGCCGCGGAGGCCGCGCAGACCTCGGCGCGGCTCGCCCGGGAGCACGCACGCCCGCTCGCCGAGGCGGGGGCCGAGATCGCCGGGTCCATCGCGCTGCGCCGGCTCGGCCGGCTGCCCGACGCTGTGCAGGCCTGCATGCGCGGGCTGGCGCTGTCGCTGCAGCAGGGTGACGAGCGGGGCGCGGCCGCCGCCTGGCGCGACCTCGGACTGCTGCAGGCGGCGGTCGGGAAGCGGGCCGACGGCGTGCGGTCCGAGCGTCGCTCGCTCGACCTCTACCGCCGGCTCGGCGTGCCGCGCGGCATCGCCATGACGCTCATCAACCTCGGCGTCATGCTGCGCGACGACGGTGCGCTGACCGACGCCCGGTCGCTGCTGGAGGAGGCGGTCGAGGTGAGCCGGTCGGTCGGCGACCGGGCGCTGGAGACCGAGGCGCTCGACGAGCTGGGCTACTGGCACGTCGTGGCCGGGGACCCACGCGGCGGGATCAGCGTGCTCAGCGACGGGCTGGCCCTGGTCGACGACCGCGGCGCGGGGCAGTGGGAGGTGAGCATCCGGCGGCGGCTCGCGATGGCGCTCGACGGGCTCGGCCGGCACGACGAGGCCGACGAGCACTGGCGTACGGCCCTGCGGCGGCACGAGCAGCGGGGCGAGCGGCGCCAGGCCGCCGAGCTGCGTCAGCTCTGGGCGAGCAGGGTGTCGATGAGGCGGACCGGACCCACGCGGGCGGCGACGAGCAGGCGCACGTCGCCGGCGTGA
- the panC gene encoding pantoate--beta-alanine ligase gives MPLHTVTTVAECRAALEDARRAGREIALVPTMGALHEGHAALVRHAREVADVVVVSIFVNPLQFGERSDLERYPRTLEADQALLEELGADLLLAPDAEQMYPDGGSSTTVHAGPLGDELEGASRPGHFDGVLTVVTKLLNITQPTIVCFGEKDAQQVFLVRRMIRDLDLPVAVHEIETVREADGLARSSRNVFLDDRQHEVALTLSRALRAAAAARADGVPAMLRAGRAVLDAADDVDLDYLTAVDPETFAPAPDDHAGDVRLLVAARVGPVRLIDTLLAQS, from the coding sequence ATGCCGCTGCACACCGTCACGACCGTCGCCGAGTGCCGGGCGGCGCTCGAGGACGCCCGCCGCGCCGGCCGCGAGATCGCGCTGGTGCCGACGATGGGCGCGCTGCACGAGGGGCACGCCGCGCTGGTGCGGCACGCGCGCGAGGTGGCCGACGTGGTCGTGGTCTCGATCTTCGTCAACCCGCTGCAGTTCGGCGAGCGCAGCGACCTCGAGCGATACCCGCGCACCCTGGAGGCCGACCAGGCGCTGCTGGAGGAGCTGGGGGCCGACCTGCTGCTCGCGCCCGACGCGGAGCAGATGTATCCCGACGGCGGCTCCAGCACGACGGTGCACGCCGGGCCGCTCGGCGACGAGCTCGAGGGGGCCAGCCGGCCGGGCCACTTCGACGGCGTGCTCACCGTCGTCACCAAGCTGCTGAACATCACCCAGCCGACGATCGTGTGCTTCGGCGAGAAGGACGCCCAGCAGGTCTTCCTGGTGCGCCGGATGATCCGCGACCTCGACCTGCCGGTGGCCGTGCACGAGATCGAGACGGTGCGCGAGGCCGACGGGCTCGCCCGCTCCAGCCGCAACGTCTTCCTCGACGACCGGCAGCACGAGGTCGCCCTGACCCTCTCCCGGGCGCTGCGGGCGGCCGCCGCGGCCCGGGCCGACGGCGTGCCCGCCATGCTGCGGGCCGGCCGGGCGGTGCTCGACGCCGCCGACGACGTCGACCTGGACTACCTCACCGCCGTCGACCCGGAGACGTTCGCACCGGCGCCGGACGATCACGCCGGCGACGTGCGCCTGCTCGTCGCCGCCCGCGTGGGTCCGGTCCGCCTCATCGACACCCTGCTCGCCCAGAGCTGA
- a CDS encoding N-acetylmuramoyl-L-alanine amidase, with protein MPAITRRTLLGSALGAAALTGAATRNAPGAAAVERPSIIGTATWGAEPAREPITMVGPPRTIVVHHTASANVSDVSQQAAYDIARQIQQWHFARGWADTGQHFTVSRGGFVLEGRHRTLEGLDGGQRQFPLGAHSLSQNRTALGIENQGTYTSALPPAAQWQSLVRLCAFLCQTYALAPSAIQGHRTFDSTDCPGDAFFAELPRLRTDVAALLGGGGTTQRPWPVLRPGATGFRVTCAQRLLRQAGHEAPTGGVFDDPTTAAVKAFQTSRSLDPDGVVGRLTWEAPLALTRRNGDRGEGVRAAQTALTARGASVTVDGIFGSGTQAAVERFQDAKGLTVDGVVGLDTWSRLLA; from the coding sequence ATGCCCGCCATCACCCGCCGCACCCTGCTCGGCAGCGCCCTCGGCGCCGCGGCCCTGACCGGGGCCGCCACCCGCAACGCCCCCGGCGCCGCCGCGGTCGAGCGGCCCAGCATCATCGGCACCGCGACGTGGGGTGCCGAGCCCGCCCGCGAGCCCATCACGATGGTCGGGCCGCCGCGCACGATCGTCGTCCACCACACGGCCTCGGCGAACGTCTCGGACGTGAGCCAGCAGGCGGCGTACGACATCGCCCGGCAGATCCAGCAGTGGCACTTCGCCCGGGGCTGGGCCGACACCGGCCAGCACTTCACGGTCAGCCGCGGCGGGTTCGTGCTCGAGGGCCGGCACCGCACGCTGGAGGGGCTGGACGGCGGGCAGCGACAGTTCCCGCTCGGCGCGCACAGCCTGAGCCAGAACCGGACCGCGCTCGGCATCGAGAACCAGGGGACCTACACCTCCGCGCTGCCGCCGGCCGCCCAGTGGCAGTCGTTGGTGCGGCTGTGCGCGTTCCTGTGCCAGACGTACGCCCTCGCGCCCAGCGCGATCCAGGGTCACCGCACGTTCGACTCGACCGACTGTCCCGGCGACGCGTTCTTCGCCGAGCTGCCCCGGCTGCGCACCGACGTCGCGGCGCTGCTCGGCGGTGGCGGGACGACCCAGCGGCCGTGGCCGGTGCTGCGACCGGGCGCGACCGGCTTCCGCGTGACGTGCGCCCAGCGGCTGCTGCGGCAGGCCGGGCACGAGGCACCCACCGGCGGGGTCTTCGACGACCCGACGACCGCCGCGGTGAAGGCCTTCCAGACGAGCAGGTCGCTGGACCCCGACGGGGTCGTCGGTCGCCTCACCTGGGAGGCGCCGCTGGCCCTGACCCGCCGGAACGGCGACCGGGGCGAGGGCGTGCGCGCCGCGCAGACCGCGCTCACGGCCCGCGGCGCGTCGGTCACCGTCGACGGGATCTTCGGCTCGGGCACCCAGGCCGCGGTCGAGCGGTTCCAGGACGCCAAGGGTCTGACCGTCGACGGGGTGGTCGGCCTCGACACCTGGTCGCGGCTGCTGGCCTGA
- a CDS encoding D-Ala-D-Ala carboxypeptidase family metallohydrolase: MRTARSLPHLIAAGSLVAAGLTGVGVATGASQASAAQACESWSSTLRPGSTGSGVKELQIRVAGWVPSGQVMGADGIYGDQTKAAVARFQKAYGLADDGIAGSQTFAKLRSLTKSDCTPINFTYAEASNNCGKGFTGSASVKENLRRSLWQAQALRRQLGDKPLPVSSGFRDSACNSASGGASSSQHLTGKALDFTPPSGVSMCALARQARSAGYGGIFGPGYPGHSNHVHGDWRTTKAWSASQCF, translated from the coding sequence ATGCGAACCGCACGTTCCCTCCCTCACCTGATCGCCGCCGGTTCCCTCGTCGCTGCCGGCCTCACCGGCGTCGGCGTCGCCACCGGCGCCTCGCAGGCGTCTGCCGCGCAGGCCTGCGAGAGCTGGTCGAGCACGCTGCGCCCGGGGTCCACCGGCTCCGGCGTCAAGGAGCTGCAGATCCGGGTCGCCGGCTGGGTGCCGAGCGGCCAGGTCATGGGCGCCGACGGCATCTACGGCGACCAGACCAAGGCGGCGGTGGCCCGCTTCCAGAAGGCGTACGGCCTCGCCGACGACGGCATCGCCGGCTCGCAGACCTTCGCCAAGCTGCGCTCGCTGACCAAGTCCGACTGCACCCCGATCAACTTCACCTATGCCGAGGCCAGCAACAACTGCGGCAAGGGCTTCACCGGCAGCGCGTCGGTGAAGGAGAACCTGCGCCGCTCCCTGTGGCAGGCCCAGGCGCTGCGCCGGCAGCTCGGCGACAAGCCGCTCCCGGTCAGCTCCGGCTTCCGCGACAGCGCGTGCAACTCCGCCTCCGGCGGCGCGTCGAGCAGCCAGCACCTCACCGGCAAGGCGCTCGACTTCACCCCGCCGAGCGGCGTCAGCATGTGCGCCCTGGCCCGCCAGGCCCGCTCCGCCGGCTACGGCGGCATCTTCGGGCCGGGATACCCCGGGCACAGCAACCACGTGCACGGCGACTGGCGCACGACCAAGGCCTGGTCCGCGTCGCAGTGCTTCTGA
- the radA gene encoding DNA repair protein RadA — protein MAAKTRSPRPSYKCTECGWTAVKWVGRCGECQAWGTVVEAGVTPARTAPAAVVERPAQPIGEVDATRAEARSTGVGEFDRVLGGGLVPGAVVLVAGEPGIGKSTLLLDVAARAARESRSVLYVSGEESAAQVRMRAERIEAIARTLYLAAETDLATVLGQIGQVEPDLVVIDSVQTITSAEVDGAPGNVSQVREVAASIIQHAKARGIAVLLVGHVTKDGSIAGPRVLEHLVDVVVQFEGERHSRLRLVRAVKNRFGPTDEVGCFDLSEVGIVGLPDPSGLFLTRRDQPVSGTGVTVTLEGRRPLVAEVQALVAPGGGGSARRTTSGLESSRAAMVLAVLESRVGIRLRDHDCYLSTVGGVRIAEPASDLAMALAVVSASSGRPLPAGCIAVGEVGLAGDVRAVGGVPRRLAEAARIGFTRAIIPRGSLGNETLPAGMRVIEVDDLASAVDVAQPSRTG, from the coding sequence ATGGCCGCCAAGACCCGCAGTCCCCGACCGTCGTACAAGTGCACAGAGTGCGGCTGGACCGCCGTGAAGTGGGTGGGCCGGTGCGGCGAGTGCCAGGCGTGGGGCACCGTCGTCGAGGCCGGGGTCACCCCGGCCCGCACCGCCCCCGCGGCGGTGGTCGAGCGCCCGGCGCAGCCGATCGGCGAGGTCGACGCCACCCGGGCCGAGGCCCGCTCGACCGGGGTGGGCGAGTTCGACCGGGTGCTGGGCGGGGGGCTGGTGCCGGGTGCGGTCGTGCTCGTGGCCGGTGAGCCCGGCATCGGCAAGTCGACGCTGCTGCTCGACGTGGCGGCCCGGGCCGCGCGCGAGTCGCGGTCGGTGCTCTACGTCAGCGGCGAGGAGTCGGCGGCCCAGGTGCGCATGCGCGCCGAGCGCATCGAGGCCATCGCCCGCACGCTCTACCTCGCGGCCGAGACCGACCTGGCGACGGTGCTCGGGCAGATCGGTCAGGTCGAGCCCGACCTGGTCGTCATCGACTCGGTGCAGACCATCACCAGCGCCGAGGTCGACGGCGCGCCGGGCAACGTGTCGCAGGTGCGCGAGGTCGCGGCCTCGATCATCCAGCACGCCAAGGCCCGCGGCATCGCGGTGCTGCTCGTCGGGCATGTCACCAAGGACGGCTCGATCGCCGGCCCGCGGGTGCTCGAGCACCTCGTCGACGTCGTCGTGCAGTTCGAGGGCGAGCGGCACTCCCGGCTGCGGCTGGTGCGCGCGGTCAAGAACCGGTTCGGCCCCACCGACGAGGTCGGCTGCTTCGACCTGTCCGAGGTCGGCATCGTCGGCCTCCCCGACCCGAGCGGGCTGTTCCTCACCCGCCGCGACCAGCCGGTCAGCGGCACCGGCGTCACCGTCACCCTCGAGGGGCGGCGCCCGCTCGTGGCCGAGGTGCAGGCGCTGGTCGCCCCCGGCGGCGGCGGTTCGGCGCGGCGCACCACCAGCGGCCTGGAGTCCTCGCGCGCCGCGATGGTGCTGGCCGTCCTCGAGAGCCGCGTCGGCATCCGGCTGCGCGACCACGACTGCTACCTCTCGACGGTCGGCGGCGTGCGCATCGCCGAGCCGGCCAGCGACCTGGCGATGGCGCTGGCCGTGGTGAGCGCCAGCTCCGGCCGTCCGCTGCCCGCGGGCTGCATCGCCGTCGGCGAGGTGGGGCTGGCCGGTGACGTGCGCGCGGTCGGCGGCGTCCCCCGCCGGCTCGCCGAGGCCGCCCGCATCGGCTTCACCCGCGCGATCATCCCCCGCGGCTCGCTCGGCAACGAGACGCTGCCCGCCGGCATGCGCGTCATCGAGGTCGACGACCTCGCGAGCGCGGTCGACGTGGCGCAGCCGAGCCGCACCGGCTGA
- a CDS encoding flavin reductase family protein codes for MRTEISVADLEPRRAYRLLTSTVLPRPIAWVSSRSADGVDNLAPHSFFTVASSRPPVVQFTSTGVKDTLRNVRATEEFVVNLAPEWLQREINETGTDFPPGVSEFAAVGIETEPSRTVAPPRVAGSPVALECRLHQLVEVGDSTLVLGEVLHVAVAEQAMSPEDDLPLPERLAPMARLGRNQWATLGEIREVPRETYAQRQQRLAD; via the coding sequence GTGCGTACCGAGATCTCCGTGGCCGACCTCGAGCCCCGCCGGGCCTACCGCCTGCTGACCTCCACCGTGCTGCCGCGCCCCATCGCCTGGGTGTCGAGCCGGTCGGCCGACGGCGTCGACAACCTCGCGCCGCACTCGTTCTTCACCGTCGCCTCGAGCCGGCCGCCGGTCGTGCAGTTCACCTCGACCGGCGTGAAGGACACGCTGCGCAACGTGCGCGCCACCGAGGAGTTCGTCGTCAACCTCGCGCCCGAGTGGCTGCAGCGTGAGATCAACGAGACCGGCACCGACTTCCCGCCCGGCGTCAGCGAGTTCGCCGCCGTCGGCATCGAGACCGAGCCGTCGCGCACCGTCGCCCCGCCCCGAGTCGCGGGCTCGCCCGTCGCGCTGGAGTGCCGGCTGCACCAGCTCGTCGAGGTCGGCGACAGCACCCTCGTGCTCGGCGAGGTGCTGCACGTTGCCGTCGCCGAGCAGGCCATGTCGCCCGAGGACGACCTGCCGCTGCCCGAGCGCCTGGCCCCCATGGCCCGCCTCGGCCGCAACCAGTGGGCCACCCTCGGTGAGATCCGCGAGGTCCCGCGCGAGACGTACGCCCAGCGCCAGCAGCGCCTCGCCGACTGA
- a CDS encoding Ppx/GppA phosphatase family protein produces the protein MRLGVIDVGSNTVHLLVVDAHRGARPFPAFSHKIALRLSEHTKDDGRIAGEGVKRLVSFVGECLTIAEDEGIEDLLAFATSAIREAPNGEAVLQQVRDETGADLQVLSGADEARLTFLAARRWFGWSSGRLLCVDIGGGSLELATGIDEEPDAAISLPLGAGRMSRELPGNPPSRDDVRSLRKQVRSDIARIVRDLNRFGSPDHVVGTSKTIRSLARVLGAAPSAEGPYVPRRLVRSELADLVPRLATMTVEERAALPGVSAGRAHQLLAGAVVVESAMHLLDVEQLDLCPWALREGVILRRLDWLEA, from the coding sequence ATGCGCCTAGGGGTGATCGACGTCGGCTCGAACACCGTGCACCTCCTCGTGGTCGACGCGCACCGGGGCGCGCGGCCGTTCCCGGCGTTCTCGCACAAGATCGCGCTGCGGCTGTCCGAGCACACCAAGGACGACGGCCGCATCGCCGGCGAGGGCGTCAAGCGGCTCGTGTCGTTCGTGGGGGAGTGCCTCACGATCGCCGAGGACGAGGGGATCGAAGACCTGCTCGCCTTCGCCACCAGCGCGATCCGCGAGGCGCCCAACGGCGAGGCGGTGCTGCAGCAGGTGCGCGACGAGACCGGCGCCGACCTGCAGGTGCTCAGCGGCGCCGACGAGGCCCGGCTGACCTTCCTCGCCGCGCGGCGCTGGTTCGGCTGGTCCAGCGGGCGGCTGCTCTGCGTCGACATCGGCGGCGGCAGCCTCGAGCTCGCCACCGGCATCGACGAGGAGCCGGACGCCGCGATCAGCCTCCCGCTCGGGGCCGGACGCATGTCGCGCGAGCTGCCCGGTAACCCGCCCAGCCGCGACGACGTGCGCTCGCTGCGCAAGCAGGTGCGCAGCGACATCGCGCGAATCGTCAGAGACCTCAACCGTTTCGGGTCACCCGACCACGTCGTCGGCACCAGCAAGACCATCCGTTCTCTGGCTCGGGTGCTCGGGGCGGCGCCCAGCGCCGAGGGTCCGTACGTCCCCCGCCGGCTCGTGCGGTCCGAGCTGGCCGACCTCGTGCCCCGGCTCGCGACGATGACGGTCGAGGAGCGCGCGGCGCTGCCCGGGGTGTCCGCGGGGCGTGCCCACCAGCTGCTCGCCGGGGCGGTGGTCGTGGAGTCGGCGATGCACCTGCTCGACGTCGAGCAGCTCGACCTGTGCCCGTGGGCGCTGCGCGAGGGCGTGATCCTGCGGCGGCTGGACTGGCTGGAGGCCTGA
- a CDS encoding sugar phosphate isomerase/epimerase family protein: protein MQVPDAKVGLSTASVYPRGAASAFELAGRLGYDAVEVMVWTEPVSQEAGALRGLAELHEVEICSIHAPTLLLTQRVWGTEPWDKVDRSIELAEEVGASTVVLHPPFRWQRDYALEFVEGVAEREERTEVRLAVENMFPWRARAREMQAYLPHWDPVDVDYDHVTLDLSHTATAGSDALAMANALGDRLTHVHLADGSGSYKDEHLVPGRGTQPCAELLESLAAQDFSGSIVVEVGTRRLDDEQRELDLAEALAFARLHFAAPR, encoded by the coding sequence CTGCAGGTCCCCGACGCCAAGGTCGGGCTGTCCACCGCCTCGGTCTATCCGCGCGGCGCCGCCTCGGCGTTCGAGCTCGCCGGGCGGCTGGGCTACGACGCGGTGGAGGTCATGGTCTGGACCGAGCCGGTCAGCCAGGAGGCGGGTGCGCTGCGCGGTCTCGCCGAGCTGCACGAGGTCGAGATCTGCTCGATCCACGCCCCGACCCTGCTGCTGACGCAGCGGGTCTGGGGCACCGAGCCGTGGGACAAGGTCGACCGCTCCATCGAGCTCGCCGAGGAGGTGGGGGCCTCCACGGTGGTGCTCCACCCGCCGTTCCGCTGGCAGCGCGACTACGCCCTGGAGTTCGTCGAGGGGGTGGCCGAGCGCGAGGAGCGCACCGAGGTGCGGCTGGCGGTCGAGAACATGTTCCCCTGGCGGGCCCGTGCCCGCGAGATGCAGGCCTACCTGCCGCACTGGGACCCCGTCGACGTCGACTACGACCACGTCACCCTCGACCTGTCGCACACCGCCACCGCCGGGTCCGACGCGCTCGCGATGGCCAACGCCCTCGGCGACCGCCTGACCCACGTGCACCTCGCCGACGGGAGCGGGTCGTACAAGGACGAGCACCTGGTGCCCGGCCGCGGCACCCAACCCTGCGCCGAGCTGCTGGAATCGCTTGCGGCACAAGACTTCTCGGGATCGATCGTGGTCGAGGTCGGCACCCGCCGTCTCGACGACGAGCAGCGCGAGCTCGACCTGGCCGAGGCGCTCGCGTTCGCCCGGCTGCACTTCGCCGCCCCCCGCTGA